One window of Artemia franciscana chromosome 16, ASM3288406v1, whole genome shotgun sequence genomic DNA carries:
- the LOC136036796 gene encoding uncharacterized protein LOC136036796: protein MTKYINLTLSGNDKGDDQYTKKLIFCIKVDLFLSLTATLLPKDEKLIIEEFLHNPCVVRMSVDRPNVRLEISHYSPPSGLEGSMDWVESWSEAIKRIIGTFNGQLAIVYFSYAREANAACSAISSLGVKAVAFTGECSSLDKNHIHAAMRNGEIEILCATTAYGCGLNLPDVRCVVRFGLPKNMSSWMQEQGRAGRDGKPARAVILLNEKYDINRCVFWLDGSSDGDKKSMLTNFVDVLKYAYSGFSGLCLRKFQVEYFGESLPQGDAQNCCQSCDDQSFQDASG, encoded by the coding sequence tgTATTAaggttgatttatttttatcattaacagCAACTCTGCTGCCCAAAGACGAAAAACTGATTATAGAGGAGTTTCTTCACAACCCTTGTGTAGTTCGAATGTCTGTTGATAGGCCAAATGTAAGGCTGGAGATTTCGCATTACAGCCCACCTTCAGGTTTGGAAGGTAGTATGGATTGGGTTGAAAGTTGGTCTGAAGCTATCAAGAGGATCATTGGAACATTTAATGGACAGCTAGCCATAGTATATTTCTCGTATGCGCGGGAGGCCAATGCTGCATGTTCGGCTATTTCCAGTTTAGGAGTCAAGGCTGTGGCGTTCACTGGAGAATGCTCATCACTGGATAAAAATCACATTCATGCTGCAATGAGAAATGGGGAGATTGAAATACTCTGCGCCACTACTGCGTATGGCTGTGGCTTGAATCTTCCAGACGTTCGTTGTGTTGTTCGTTTTGGCTTGCCAAAAAACATGTCGTCTTGGATGCAGGAGCAAGGTAGAGCAGGACGCGACGGAAAACCTGCTAGGGCCGTTATTCTCTTGAATGAAAAGTATGATATTAATCGCTGCGTATTCTGGCTTGACGGATCATCTGATGGAGACAAAAAATCAATGTTAACCAACTTTGTGGATGTTCTGAAATACGCCTATTCTGGCTTCTCTGGCCTTTGTCTCCGTAAATTTCAGGTCGAATATTTCGGCGAAAGCTTGCCCCAGGGCGACGCTCAAAACTGCTGCCAGAGTTGTGATGACCAGAGTTTTCAGGATGCTTCCGGTTGA